The following is a genomic window from Clostridium fungisolvens.
TTAAGGAATGCTTTATCAAACATAAATTAACCATAATAGAATGATTTTGAATAGTAAAAAAGATTGATGTACTTGCATCAATCTTTTTTACTGTTTGAGAAAGTATAAAATTTATGTCACCTGCCAGTTTTTCCTCATATGTATTCGGAAAGACAGATGCGTTAAAAAAGCTCACTGACGAAGGTAGTTTCAGAGACTTTTTTATGTTAACCAAAACTACTATTTTCAATTTCGTTGAAAGCTTTTTAGGTCATACAGTAAAAGATAAGTTTTCGTTATGAAAACCTATAAATAGTGTCTGATAGAAATGAGGTTTATGGGTATTAAAACTATACTTAAGGGGAATATAAGTTCAATTATAGGATAAGACAACGCCACAGTAATTGTAACTTTTATGAAGTGAATTAATTAATTTGGTATGATATAATAAGTTGACATTTTACTGTTAAGAGGAGAAGTATAATATGGGGAAACGTTATAAGAAGAAAGTGAAGAAACCAATTAATAAGAAAAAGAGAGTATTAATAGTTGCTACAGTTGTTATCATTATAATCGGGCTGGTTATTGGTATACCATATTACATGCTAAATAGGCAACTTTCAAAGATACATAAGGCTGAACTTCCTACCAATATAGGAATTGATAATAATTCCTATTTAGAGAAAAACAAAGAATTGCAGGATAATTACATTAACATCTTATTGATGGGAGTGGATTCAAGAGCTGCAGATCAGGATGCAAGATCTGATTCTATGATGATTGCAACCATAGATAAGAAACATAATAAAATAAAACTAGCTTCCCTTATGAGAGACATGATTGTCGATATGACAGGACACGGACCTATGGAGGGATTAAATCAAGATAGATTAACTCATGCGTATGAGTACGGTAAAGCTGAATTAACTTTAAAAACCGTTAATGAAAACTTTAAGATGAACATAAAAAACTTTGTGGAAGTTGACTTTTTTGGACTTGAGAAGATAATAGATCAAGTTGGCGGAGTAGAGATAAATGTTACTTCAGAAGAGGTTCCATATTTAAATGCCTATGTAAAAGAAGTTGCTGGAATAGAGAAAGTAACTCCTAAATTAGTTACGAAGCCTGGGCTACAGCTTCTAGATGGAAAGCAGGCAGTTGGTTACGCTAGAATAAGATACGTGGGAAATATGGATTTTCAAAGAACAGAAAGACAAA
Proteins encoded in this region:
- a CDS encoding LCP family protein, encoding MGKRYKKKVKKPINKKKRVLIVATVVIIIIGLVIGIPYYMLNRQLSKIHKAELPTNIGIDNNSYLEKNKELQDNYINILLMGVDSRAADQDARSDSMMIATIDKKHNKIKLASLMRDMIVDMTGHGPMEGLNQDRLTHAYEYGKAELTLKTVNENFKMNIKNFVEVDFFGLEKIIDQVGGVEINVTSEEVPYLNAYVKEVAGIEKVTPKLVTKPGLQLLDGKQAVGYARIRYVGNMDFQRTERQRTVLTKVLEKLSSMNPLQLNNAIGEMLPNVTTSMDRSDIISLSKDVLLKKINKVEQLRIPIDGHNGTIYVRNTYFLGWDKKENLEALHKFIYEEDYNEESIK